Proteins encoded together in one Kutzneria kofuensis window:
- a CDS encoding polysaccharide deacetylase family protein, with amino-acid sequence MSQSVVNLTVHGIGPTSRPLEPDEDKTWVTVDQFERVLDAAVGRPDVRITFDDGNASDVEIALPRLVERGLKADFFVLAGLLGKPGRLDRSGVHELMRAGMRIGSHGWAHRDWRRLTDEQAREEIVHAGTVLADLTGNPVTEVAIPFGSYDRHVLRRLRHAGVKRVYTSDGGRAAAGSWLQARNSLHHDIGPGWAHEVLTGKPSLPLRARRTAARAVKRLRG; translated from the coding sequence ATGTCCCAGTCGGTCGTCAACCTCACGGTGCACGGCATCGGACCGACGAGCAGGCCGCTGGAGCCGGACGAGGACAAGACCTGGGTCACCGTCGACCAGTTCGAACGGGTGCTGGACGCGGCGGTGGGCCGGCCGGACGTGCGGATCACCTTCGACGACGGCAACGCCTCCGACGTCGAGATCGCGTTGCCCCGGCTGGTGGAACGCGGCCTCAAGGCGGACTTCTTCGTGCTGGCCGGGCTGTTGGGCAAGCCCGGCCGGCTCGACCGGTCCGGCGTGCACGAGCTGATGCGGGCCGGCATGCGGATCGGCTCGCACGGTTGGGCCCACCGGGACTGGCGGCGGCTGACCGACGAGCAGGCGCGCGAGGAGATCGTGCACGCCGGCACGGTGCTGGCCGACCTGACCGGCAATCCGGTCACCGAGGTCGCCATCCCCTTCGGCTCCTACGACCGGCACGTGCTGCGCCGGCTGCGGCACGCCGGCGTGAAACGGGTCTACACCAGCGATGGCGGCCGGGCGGCCGCCGGCTCCTGGCTGCAGGCCCGCAACAGCCTGCACCACGACATCGGCCCCGGCTGGGCCCACGAGGTGCTCACCGGGAAGCCGTCGCTGCCCTTGCGTGCCCGCCGGACGGCGGCCCGCGCGGTGAAGCGGTTGCGCGGCTGA
- a CDS encoding glycosyltransferase family 2 protein — protein sequence MKARTAIVVVTYNSAPVLGDCLRSLARGAEGVELTDVVVVDNASRDGTLELAASFTDLPMRTVQLGRNAGYAAGINAGVNELDLATLDSVLVINPDCRLSPGGLAPLQKVLTVPGRGIAVPRLVNPDGSLQPSLRRTPTVRRALAEAVIGGTRAGRIGKLGELVTDPREYERPAPAAWATGAAMLISVNALLQTGPWDESFLLYSEETEFALRAADRGWSLWYEPSAVVEHIGGEADTNPMLAALLTVNRVRLFRRRRGFVPALAYYFAVVLGESARALAGRQTSRASVAALLRPSRRIQTLAS from the coding sequence ATGAAGGCACGGACCGCGATCGTGGTCGTCACCTACAACAGCGCGCCCGTGCTGGGCGACTGCCTGCGCTCGCTGGCGCGCGGCGCCGAGGGCGTCGAGCTGACCGACGTCGTCGTCGTCGACAACGCGTCCCGCGACGGCACGCTGGAGCTGGCCGCGTCGTTCACCGATCTTCCGATGAGGACGGTCCAATTGGGCCGGAACGCCGGATATGCCGCCGGCATCAATGCCGGCGTCAACGAGCTGGACCTGGCCACGCTGGACTCCGTGCTGGTGATCAACCCGGACTGCCGGCTCTCCCCCGGTGGGCTGGCGCCGCTGCAGAAGGTACTCACAGTGCCTGGGCGCGGCATCGCGGTGCCGCGGTTGGTCAATCCGGATGGTTCGCTGCAGCCGTCGCTGCGTCGAACGCCCACTGTGCGTAGAGCGTTGGCGGAGGCCGTGATCGGCGGCACCCGCGCCGGACGCATCGGCAAACTCGGTGAACTGGTCACGGATCCGCGCGAGTACGAACGGCCGGCCCCGGCGGCCTGGGCCACCGGGGCGGCGATGCTCATCTCCGTGAACGCCTTGCTGCAGACCGGCCCCTGGGACGAGTCGTTCCTCCTCTACAGCGAGGAGACCGAATTCGCGCTGCGCGCGGCCGACCGCGGCTGGTCGCTGTGGTACGAGCCGAGCGCGGTGGTCGAGCACATCGGCGGCGAGGCCGACACCAATCCCATGCTTGCGGCCCTGTTGACGGTGAACCGCGTTCGACTGTTCCGCCGCCGCCGCGGCTTCGTGCCGGCGCTGGCGTACTACTTCGCTGTAGTACTGGGGGAATCGGCGCGGGCGCTCGCCGGCCGGCAGACCTCCCGCGCCTCGGTCGCCGCGTTGCTACGGCCGTCCCGCCGCATCCAGACCCTGGCCAGCTGA
- a CDS encoding GNAT family N-acetyltransferase, with protein MRWLAFDGLGQRELDAWHRLRTSNPALDSPYFHPGFAAAVHASGRAVHVAVDEDDAGEIRALLPGHREGSTLRPVGWPGADFQGPIVQPGESFSPLALLSAGVRSFEFDHLVDGVAAFEPWIRSRRVSPYLDVSGGLDGYLGRASKSGRDNISQARRRTAKAERELGPVKFQMDVVDEELLRQLVELKRDQYRATGARDFFAEADRLNLLHRLLRTRGRDFGGIMSTLHAGENLIAAHFGIRADSVLHWWFPVYAPEHSKLAPGWMLLRELIVAAPALGIDRIDLGRGDDEYKRRAKTGESTVCQGIVTRSSSRLALRKLGDTVVARAKSSALAPGLRRVVRGLRNLRR; from the coding sequence ATGCGCTGGCTGGCGTTCGACGGGCTGGGGCAGCGCGAACTCGATGCCTGGCACCGGTTGCGGACAAGCAACCCAGCGCTGGACAGTCCCTATTTCCACCCGGGTTTCGCCGCCGCCGTGCACGCGAGCGGCCGGGCTGTGCACGTTGCCGTGGACGAGGACGACGCCGGTGAGATCCGTGCGTTGCTGCCCGGTCACCGTGAGGGATCGACACTGCGGCCGGTCGGGTGGCCCGGCGCCGACTTCCAGGGCCCGATCGTGCAACCCGGCGAGTCCTTCTCGCCGTTGGCATTGCTCTCCGCAGGCGTGCGGTCGTTCGAATTCGATCATCTGGTGGACGGTGTCGCGGCGTTCGAGCCGTGGATCCGGTCCCGGCGGGTGTCGCCGTACCTGGACGTGAGCGGCGGACTGGACGGCTACCTCGGCCGGGCCTCGAAGTCGGGGCGCGACAACATCTCCCAGGCCCGACGGCGGACCGCGAAGGCGGAACGTGAGCTGGGGCCGGTGAAGTTCCAGATGGACGTCGTCGACGAGGAGCTGTTGCGCCAACTGGTCGAACTCAAACGCGACCAGTACCGGGCAACCGGTGCAAGGGACTTCTTCGCGGAGGCCGATCGGCTCAACCTCTTGCATCGCTTGCTGCGCACGCGCGGCCGCGACTTCGGCGGCATCATGTCCACACTGCACGCCGGCGAGAACTTGATCGCCGCTCACTTCGGCATCCGCGCGGATTCCGTGCTGCACTGGTGGTTTCCGGTGTACGCGCCCGAGCACTCGAAGCTCGCGCCGGGCTGGATGTTGCTCCGTGAACTGATCGTCGCGGCGCCCGCGCTGGGCATCGACCGGATCGACCTCGGCCGCGGCGACGACGAGTACAAGCGCCGCGCCAAGACCGGTGAATCCACGGTGTGTCAAGGAATCGTCACCCGTAGTTCCAGCCGGCTGGCCCTGCGCAAGCTGGGCGACACCGTGGTGGCGCGGGCCAAATCCTCCGCGCTGGCACCAGGTCTACGCCGAGTGGTTCGAGGGTTGCGGAACCTCAGGAGGTAA
- a CDS encoding nucleotide sugar dehydrogenase codes for MKISVFGLGYVGCVSAACLAAQGHRVVGVDVNRVKVDLIAAGKAPVVEERIGELTAEVVASGALRATTDVAEAIADSDVSLVCVGTPSAANGSLSTTYLERVSEEIGAALAAKTGRHTVVFRSTMLPGTCLDLLLPILEKSSGLTAGVDFGVAVNPEFLREGTSVRDFFDPPKTVIGEFDAASGDVVAALYEGLPGEVFRVPVPVAEMTKYADNAFHGLKIAFANELGSVARALNVDSHRVMDVFLADRKLNVSPAYLRPGFAFGGSCLPKDLRGLVYAARRADVSVPLLSHVLPSNEEHLKRAFEFIAATGRRRIGLFGLSFKPGTDDLRESPLVELAERLLGKGYDLRIYDANVTLSRLMGANREYIEGRLPHLGELLSNSVSDVMAHAEVCVIGCRDDAVLAALDPNGFNAAGERVIIDLVRLPDAELRRERPGYVGLGW; via the coding sequence ATGAAGATCAGCGTGTTCGGGCTCGGGTACGTGGGTTGCGTCTCGGCGGCATGTCTTGCCGCACAGGGGCACCGCGTGGTGGGCGTGGACGTGAACCGGGTCAAGGTGGACCTGATCGCCGCGGGCAAGGCCCCGGTGGTGGAGGAGCGCATCGGTGAGCTCACGGCGGAAGTCGTGGCCAGCGGGGCGTTGCGGGCCACCACGGACGTGGCCGAGGCGATCGCGGACAGCGACGTCTCCCTTGTCTGTGTGGGCACGCCCTCGGCGGCGAACGGCAGCCTGTCCACCACCTACCTGGAGCGGGTGTCGGAGGAGATCGGCGCGGCGCTGGCCGCGAAGACCGGCCGGCACACCGTGGTGTTCCGCAGCACCATGCTGCCGGGCACCTGCCTGGACCTGTTGCTGCCCATCCTGGAGAAGTCCTCCGGGCTGACCGCGGGCGTGGACTTCGGCGTCGCGGTGAACCCCGAGTTCCTCCGCGAGGGCACCAGCGTCCGCGACTTCTTCGACCCGCCCAAGACGGTGATCGGCGAGTTCGACGCCGCCAGCGGCGACGTGGTGGCCGCGCTGTACGAGGGCCTGCCCGGCGAGGTGTTCCGGGTGCCGGTGCCGGTGGCCGAGATGACCAAGTACGCGGACAACGCCTTCCACGGCCTCAAGATCGCCTTCGCCAACGAGCTGGGCTCGGTGGCCCGGGCGCTGAACGTGGACTCGCACCGGGTGATGGACGTGTTCCTCGCCGACCGTAAGCTCAACGTCAGCCCCGCGTACCTGCGGCCCGGTTTCGCCTTCGGCGGCTCGTGCCTACCCAAGGACCTGCGCGGCCTGGTGTACGCCGCACGCCGCGCCGACGTGTCGGTGCCGCTGCTGTCGCACGTGCTGCCGTCCAACGAGGAACACCTCAAGCGCGCCTTCGAGTTCATCGCCGCGACCGGGCGAAGACGAATCGGCCTGTTCGGCCTGTCGTTCAAGCCCGGCACCGACGACCTGCGCGAGAGCCCCCTGGTGGAGCTGGCCGAACGGCTCCTGGGCAAGGGTTACGACCTGCGCATCTACGACGCGAACGTGACGCTGTCCCGGCTCATGGGGGCCAACCGCGAGTACATCGAGGGCCGGCTGCCGCACCTGGGCGAGCTGCTGTCCAACTCAGTCTCCGATGTCATGGCGCACGCCGAAGTCTGTGTCATCGGATGCCGGGACGACGCCGTCCTGGCCGCGCTCGACCCGAACGGGTTCAACGCCGCGGGCGAGCGCGTCATCATCGACCTCGTCCGCCTCCCCGACGCCGAGCTGCGCCGGGAACGACCTGGATACGTGGGCCTTGGCTGGTAA
- a CDS encoding glycosyltransferase family 4 protein, which yields MAGKALILVENLSVPFDRRVWQESKALRDAGWDVHVICPQGTKQDREPYAEIDGVKIHRYPLKAATGGPKGYLFEYSAAVWHTFRLARRIGPVDVVHACNPPDLLFLVTRWLKRGGAKFVFDQHDLVPELYLSRFNRGEDFLYRAVCRLERSTYRTADVVISTNESYRQVALKRGGMDPDKVFVVRSAPAVERFHEVPPEEELKRGKPHLLCYLGVMGPQDGVDYALRSLARIRDELGRTDWHAVFVGAGDTFDEMVALSRELGLQDCVEFTGRVSDADLLRYLSSADVCLAPDPLNPLNDVSTMNKIMEYMAMAKPIVSFDLVEARVSADEAAVYAAANDESEFAKLVVKLLDDPAERKRMGELGRARVAGPLSWENSRKALLAAYAAALA from the coding sequence TTGGCTGGTAAAGCACTCATCCTGGTGGAGAACCTGTCCGTCCCGTTCGACCGGCGCGTGTGGCAGGAGAGCAAGGCGCTGCGCGACGCCGGCTGGGACGTGCACGTCATCTGTCCACAGGGGACGAAACAGGACCGGGAACCGTACGCCGAGATCGACGGGGTGAAGATCCACCGGTATCCGCTCAAGGCGGCGACCGGCGGCCCCAAGGGCTACCTGTTCGAGTACTCCGCCGCGGTGTGGCACACCTTCCGGCTGGCCCGCAGGATCGGGCCGGTGGACGTCGTGCACGCCTGCAACCCGCCGGACCTGCTGTTCCTGGTGACGCGCTGGCTCAAGCGCGGCGGCGCGAAGTTCGTCTTCGACCAGCACGACCTGGTGCCGGAGCTGTACCTGTCGCGGTTCAACCGCGGCGAGGACTTCCTGTACCGGGCGGTGTGCCGGCTGGAGCGGTCCACGTACCGCACCGCGGACGTGGTGATCTCCACCAACGAGAGCTACCGGCAGGTCGCGCTCAAGCGCGGCGGCATGGACCCGGACAAGGTGTTCGTGGTCCGCAGCGCGCCGGCGGTGGAACGCTTCCACGAGGTGCCGCCGGAGGAGGAGCTGAAGCGGGGCAAGCCGCACCTGTTGTGCTACTTGGGTGTGATGGGCCCGCAGGACGGCGTCGACTATGCCTTACGGTCGCTGGCTCGGATCCGGGACGAACTCGGGCGCACCGACTGGCACGCGGTGTTCGTGGGCGCCGGCGACACCTTCGACGAGATGGTCGCGCTGTCCCGCGAACTCGGACTGCAGGACTGCGTCGAGTTCACCGGCCGGGTCAGCGACGCCGACCTGCTGCGCTACCTGTCCAGCGCGGACGTGTGCCTCGCGCCGGACCCGCTCAACCCGCTCAACGACGTGTCCACCATGAACAAGATCATGGAGTACATGGCGATGGCCAAGCCGATCGTGTCCTTCGACCTGGTCGAGGCGCGGGTGTCGGCGGACGAGGCCGCGGTGTACGCCGCCGCCAACGACGAGTCCGAGTTCGCCAAGCTCGTGGTCAAGCTGCTCGACGACCCGGCCGAGCGCAAGCGCATGGGCGAGCTGGGCCGGGCCCGCGTCGCCGGGCCGCTGTCCTGGGAGAACTCCCGCAAGGCACTGCTGGCCGCCTACGCCGCCGCGCTGGCATGA
- a CDS encoding acyltransferase family protein: MTHPTAAGTPVRAPAAARVPSLTGLRWVAAFLVFGFHAQAEHVFGDPTAQGVVFAVFGQGATGVDFFFVLSGFVLTWSARPGTSARQVWRRRAAKVMPNHVVTWLVALAGMLYVSPRGVSLVSSVVGLFLLQSWVPVQSVYFAGNTPSWSLSCEAAFYFAFPLLLLWVNRIRDRQLWPVAIALVVVVVQIPALVLPAPTGTAYWVTYIFPLSRMVEFALGMVLARIVRAGRWIGVGLAPSMALCVLAYWLSAYLPGMFGAVAATVIPISLLVCSAAVADVNGTWSPWRHPVCVRLGELSFAFYLLHQIVLRFADKAFHLSALPTATAAGLTVGLLVVTVGAAWLLFNTVEQPMMRLLRGR, encoded by the coding sequence ATGACCCACCCCACGGCGGCCGGGACGCCCGTCAGGGCCCCGGCCGCCGCGCGAGTCCCCTCGCTGACCGGCCTGCGCTGGGTCGCCGCCTTCCTGGTGTTCGGCTTCCACGCGCAGGCCGAGCACGTCTTCGGTGACCCGACCGCGCAGGGCGTCGTTTTCGCCGTCTTCGGGCAGGGCGCGACCGGCGTCGACTTCTTCTTCGTCCTGTCCGGATTCGTGCTCACCTGGTCGGCGCGACCAGGCACCTCCGCCCGGCAGGTGTGGCGCCGGCGAGCCGCGAAGGTGATGCCCAACCACGTCGTCACCTGGCTGGTCGCACTGGCCGGAATGCTCTACGTCAGCCCGCGCGGCGTTTCCTTGGTGTCGTCGGTGGTCGGACTTTTCCTGCTCCAGTCGTGGGTTCCGGTGCAGAGCGTGTATTTCGCGGGGAACACGCCGTCGTGGTCGCTGTCCTGCGAGGCGGCGTTCTACTTCGCGTTTCCGCTGCTGCTGTTGTGGGTGAACCGCATTCGGGACCGGCAGCTGTGGCCGGTGGCGATCGCGCTGGTCGTCGTGGTGGTGCAGATACCGGCTCTGGTGTTGCCGGCGCCGACCGGGACGGCGTACTGGGTGACCTACATCTTCCCGCTGAGTCGCATGGTCGAGTTCGCGCTGGGCATGGTGCTGGCCCGGATCGTGCGCGCCGGCCGCTGGATCGGTGTCGGGCTGGCCCCGTCGATGGCGCTGTGCGTGCTCGCCTATTGGCTTTCCGCGTACCTGCCCGGCATGTTCGGCGCCGTGGCGGCCACGGTGATCCCGATCTCGCTGCTGGTATGCTCCGCCGCGGTCGCCGACGTCAACGGCACGTGGTCGCCGTGGCGGCACCCGGTGTGCGTCCGACTCGGCGAGCTGAGCTTCGCGTTCTATCTGCTGCACCAGATTGTCCTCCGCTTCGCGGACAAGGCCTTTCACCTGTCCGCGTTGCCGACAGCCACCGCAGCGGGCTTGACTGTCGGGCTTCTGGTCGTCACCGTGGGGGCGGCCTGGCTGCTGTTCAACACGGTGGAACAACCCATGATGCGACTACTGCGGGGCCGATGA